From Sphingobacterium bambusae:
CGTCATGCGACTCGATTGAGTTTCGCACTGTCCAGGATCGGACCTCTTTGTGTGGATCAATGATATAGTCCGTATAATCAAACCATTTCGTTTCTTGATCGAATATTCCCTGTTGAAACATAGCAGAAGTTCTCCTTCCATTTAGAAATGTAAGAAATGTACCTAAGCAATCAAATACATCCTTGCTGTTTTCCAGTGTGAGCGCTTTCTTTTTGCTTGTAAGCTCTCCGGAATAAAGTAGTCTGAAGCCTCCTTTTTCCTGTAGTAGGTTCAATGCGTCATTGTAATCTAAATTTTTATCTAAAATTATTTGATAACTTTCATTATCGAAAATTAACCGATTTCTTGAAGTCTGAACTATATTATCACATATTTTTTTCACTGGCATCCCGTGGAAATTCCTTAGATTAGGGACAGCGAAAATTATTTTCTCAACTGCAACTGAGCGGTCCCCAAATACTGATTCAGCGGACATTATGCCCTTCAGTCTATAGTGTTCTCCCATCTTAGCTGTCGTAATGAAACCTTCGCCGAATAATAGCTCGTCTACAATTATCGAGAAAATTGCATTGGTATCAAATGAGGGGGGCGATTTTGCATCCATAACAAGTGTAGCTGTAAAATATGCGCCTGAAGTTCCTCCCCACCCAAAATAAATTCCGCCGCTAACAAGTAGCTCTTGTACATTGTTTTTTAGCAAAAATGTTCCTTCATAAATTGTTATTGGGCAGTTTGGGTCAGACATTTTAATAGCACTTTCGATAATATTTGGTATGTGCTCTTTTTCTGCGATTAAGTCTGATTTAGTCATTGTAGAAATTCTTTAGTAGTATACGTGTTTTTGAATAATGAAAACTAGCCCAGTTTATTGTATCCAAGATAAAATTTGAAATAAAAAATGACCCTAATATAATTAATGTTGAGCTATATTCACTTAGTAGATCGTGGACGTTTGCTACAATATGTTAAGTAATATTTTTATTGTGCTTTTTTGGGAATGGACAGGTGGGCAGTTAATTGCCGCAAATGGGGGATCCTGAAAAGCTTTAATTTGGAACGAGATTCAGCGATATCATAATTTTGAAATGTTTAAAACAGAAAAATAGGCAGAACTTATAAAGGGGAATGTCTAAAATAATGCCTTTTTTGCTGTTTATACTGACGGTGCTCGGACTGTTGATAGGAAAGATAAAGTATGGCATTTCTTATTTACAGCCCGTAGAAAAGCTTCGAAATCAACAGGAAAATTACGAAAAAAAGAAAGAGCAGGAAGATCTTAAACGATTATCACCGACAAGCACTTAATGTTGGGGAATGATTTACTGAATTTGGGTTATTGGTCGGTTGCATTAGGTGAATTTCAGGATGCATTGCGTACTGATAAATTTAGTAAAAAAGCTTCTTGGGGGATATTTAAATGTCAGATTGGTATGGATATTAAAGATCGTAGATATCCCGTAGAAGTGTTACAAAAAAAGATCGATTTGATATCCGCACACGGAAAAAGGGATGCTCATGCGGCATATTTCAGTGGCATGTTATCTCGCGAAGGGGATGATTACAATAAAACAATCGGCCATTTCAAATTAGCAATTGAATACGATAGTTCCTTTTCAGATGCTTACTATCGACTAGGTATGATTTACGAAACAGTTGATGCCCTTGATACTAGAGAAGCGTCAGGCTATTATAAAAAGGCTTATCAACTTTCTCCATTAAATCTGACCTATATAAATAACTATGCTTACATCAAGCATCAAATCGGTGAATATAACGAAGCTATTGAGCTTTATGACAAGCAAATCAGATTGGATAAAGATGATTTGCTTCCCTATTTAACCAAATCCCACGCGCACCTTAAATTACTTGACATCAAGGCTTCCGTTGAATTGATAAATAAGCTGATCTATAAATTAGAGAACCAGCCTACTTTGTTGGAATCCGAACTTAATAGTATGCAATGGTTTTTTGAAAGTTTTGAGGGTAAAAAAATTCTTATTCATAAAAGTTACCAAAAACTTACCTACATCTATTTGTCTGCATATTATAAGAACCTAGCCAAAGATGGCAAATTTGACACGCACAGGAAATACTTAGATAAAGTCTCGCTATTTATCGAACCTCATTTCTATGATCTACAATATTTACCTCAATTGATAAGTTTTGAATTGGCTCACTATGTTGATCCTTCCTTGATGTCAAAAAATAGAAAAGCAAGAATAAAAAAGGAGATCAAAAATCTCTTTAATCCTTTACGGGGAATCTGTGGAAAGAGCTGCATCTTCGAAACCAAAACATTAATAAAATGCACTTCACAGAGAATGCAAGAGGTTGCGGAATAAATGTGCCTAGGTTATTAGATCGAAGTATTATTTTGATGCAGTAATGATGAGAATTAAGAATTGAATAGCTATCTGTTTGGTCTTCCAAAAATCTACTACCATTTCTAGGTAAAGACGGTATAAGGTGATAAATCCCTATCTGCTAACAGTTTCCCTTTTACCTATATTACTTTCATACATAAATCGAGAGAATTTCTTACATTCGATAAACAG
This genomic window contains:
- a CDS encoding HEPN domain-containing protein, which produces MTKSDLIAEKEHIPNIIESAIKMSDPNCPITIYEGTFLLKNNVQELLVSGGIYFGWGGTSGAYFTATLVMDAKSPPSFDTNAIFSIIVDELLFGEGFITTAKMGEHYRLKGIMSAESVFGDRSVAVEKIIFAVPNLRNFHGMPVKKICDNIVQTSRNRLIFDNESYQIILDKNLDYNDALNLLQEKGGFRLLYSGELTSKKKALTLENSKDVFDCLGTFLTFLNGRRTSAMFQQGIFDQETKWFDYTDYIIDPHKEVRSWTVRNSIESHDALWKSFSRLWKNSDDREFLRTAIYWYVEANSGDLFLEGPIIMAQTAIELLYNWYIVEQKKFILGKDAESITAANKLRLLLSQLNISHEVPIAFQSLSKFVAGNKEINDAPEAVVQIRNAIVHSQQEKRKKLSKIDSKTKYQALHLCIWYIEMALLKILGYNGKYSNRCSKEMVLARTVEDVPWRTN
- a CDS encoding tetratricopeptide repeat protein, whose protein sequence is MLGNDLLNLGYWSVALGEFQDALRTDKFSKKASWGIFKCQIGMDIKDRRYPVEVLQKKIDLISAHGKRDAHAAYFSGMLSREGDDYNKTIGHFKLAIEYDSSFSDAYYRLGMIYETVDALDTREASGYYKKAYQLSPLNLTYINNYAYIKHQIGEYNEAIELYDKQIRLDKDDLLPYLTKSHAHLKLLDIKASVELINKLIYKLENQPTLLESELNSMQWFFESFEGKKILIHKSYQKLTYIYLSAYYKNLAKDGKFDTHRKYLDKVSLFIEPHFYDLQYLPQLISFELAHYVDPSLMSKNRKARIKKEIKNLFNPLRGICGKSCIFETKTLIKCTSQRMQEVAE